A part of Gramella sp. MAR_2010_147 genomic DNA contains:
- the mraY gene encoding phospho-N-acetylmuramoyl-pentapeptide-transferase: protein MLYYLFQFLEEQYQLPGAQLFEFLSFRSAMAIILSLGISTIYGKRIINYLRAKQIGESVRDLGLKGQTEKAGTPTMGGVIIIISTLIPVLLFAKLENIYVILLIVTTLWMGAIGFLDDYIKTFKKDKEGLKGIFKVIGQIGLGLIVGCTMYFHPQITTKEVVTDTSPTENVIARAEVVDMGPEVKDTTTTIPFVKNNEFEYSSLISWINPSLVNYAWLIFIPIVIFIVTAVSNGANLTDGIDGLAAGSSAIIVLTLGLFAWVSGNIIFSDYLNIMYIPRSGEMTIFITAFAGALVGFLWYNTFPAQVFMGDTGSLTIGGIIAVLAIATRKELLIPLLCGIFLIENLSVVMQVGWFKFTKRKYGEGRRIFLMSPLHHHYQKKGKHESKIVVRFWIVGIFLAILTIVTLKVR from the coding sequence ATGCTGTATTACTTATTTCAATTTCTAGAAGAACAGTATCAGTTGCCGGGAGCGCAGTTGTTTGAATTCCTGTCGTTCAGATCGGCGATGGCGATCATTTTATCGCTGGGAATCTCTACGATTTATGGTAAGAGAATTATTAATTACCTGAGAGCTAAACAAATTGGAGAAAGTGTACGGGATCTTGGATTAAAAGGTCAGACTGAGAAGGCCGGAACTCCAACGATGGGAGGTGTGATCATCATCATTTCAACATTAATTCCGGTGCTGCTTTTCGCGAAACTGGAAAATATATATGTTATTCTTTTAATTGTTACCACCCTTTGGATGGGAGCTATTGGATTTCTGGATGATTATATCAAAACTTTTAAAAAGGACAAGGAAGGCTTAAAAGGAATTTTTAAGGTGATCGGTCAGATTGGGTTAGGATTGATCGTAGGTTGTACCATGTATTTTCATCCGCAAATCACCACCAAAGAAGTGGTCACAGATACCAGTCCTACTGAAAATGTGATTGCCCGTGCTGAAGTGGTAGATATGGGGCCGGAAGTTAAGGATACTACGACTACTATTCCTTTCGTGAAAAACAACGAATTTGAATATTCAAGCCTGATAAGCTGGATTAATCCGTCACTGGTCAATTATGCCTGGCTGATTTTTATCCCCATAGTAATATTTATCGTAACCGCGGTTTCTAATGGAGCAAATCTTACCGATGGGATTGATGGACTTGCCGCAGGTTCTTCGGCCATAATAGTATTAACGCTGGGTCTTTTCGCCTGGGTTTCAGGTAACATTATTTTCTCTGATTACCTGAATATCATGTATATACCTCGTTCTGGCGAGATGACCATTTTTATCACCGCTTTTGCAGGTGCCTTAGTCGGGTTTTTATGGTACAACACATTTCCGGCGCAGGTTTTTATGGGAGATACCGGAAGTTTGACCATTGGTGGGATTATAGCAGTTCTGGCCATTGCAACAAGAAAAGAATTATTGATCCCGCTTTTATGCGGAATCTTTTTGATAGAAAACCTTTCGGTAGTGATGCAGGTAGGATGGTTCAAGTTCACTAAAAGAAAATATGGTGAAGGAAGAAGGATTTTCCTCATGTCCCCATTGCACCATCATTATCAGAAGAAAGGGAAACATGAGAGCAAGATTGTAGTAAGGTTCTGGATTGTTGGGATCTTCCTGGCAATTCTAACTATAGTAACGCTAAAAGTTCGCTAA
- the murD gene encoding UDP-N-acetylmuramoyl-L-alanine--D-glutamate ligase has product MSKKIVILGGGESGIGTAILAKKNGYDVFLSDQGTIKDKYKEVLKHIEIEWEDEKHTESKIFDADVVMKSPGIPDTVPMIKQLREKGISVISEIEFASRFSEVPVIGITGSNGKTTVTNLVQHVLNEAKVDSLMGGNIGNSYAKMVADEKPDWFVLELSSFQLDGIEKFRPHIAILTNITPDHLDRYDYKLENYIASKFRIAKNQTEEDFFIYDADDQNITEWLKEHPVKSQKLPFSIENKFENGAYIENENIVVTINNTKFTMPTSELALQGKHNAKNAMAASMVSQLLRIRKQTIRESMANFQGVEHRLEKVLKINNVLYINDSKATNINATFYALESMESETVWILGGVDKGNVYDDLLPLVNEKVKAIICLGVDNAKIVNAFGNIVDTMVETTSMNEAVQMAYRLADKGDNVLLSPACASFDLFENYEDRGRQFKEAVRNL; this is encoded by the coding sequence GTGAGTAAGAAGATAGTCATACTAGGTGGTGGAGAAAGCGGAATTGGAACCGCGATCCTGGCGAAGAAAAATGGATATGATGTTTTTCTTTCTGATCAAGGAACGATCAAGGATAAATACAAAGAAGTTCTTAAACATATTGAGATCGAATGGGAAGATGAAAAGCATACGGAATCGAAGATTTTTGATGCAGATGTGGTAATGAAAAGTCCTGGGATTCCTGATACTGTGCCAATGATAAAACAGTTGAGGGAAAAAGGAATTTCTGTGATTTCTGAAATAGAATTCGCATCCAGGTTTTCTGAAGTCCCGGTAATTGGAATTACCGGTAGTAATGGAAAAACCACTGTGACTAATCTTGTGCAACACGTATTAAATGAAGCTAAAGTTGATTCGCTAATGGGTGGGAATATCGGGAATAGCTACGCCAAGATGGTAGCCGATGAAAAACCCGATTGGTTTGTGCTGGAACTAAGCAGTTTTCAGCTGGACGGAATTGAAAAATTCAGACCACATATCGCGATTTTAACCAATATCACTCCAGATCATCTGGACAGGTATGATTATAAACTGGAAAATTATATCGCCTCAAAATTTAGAATTGCTAAAAATCAGACGGAGGAAGATTTTTTCATCTATGATGCAGATGATCAAAATATTACTGAGTGGTTGAAAGAACATCCTGTAAAATCTCAAAAACTACCATTTTCAATAGAAAACAAGTTTGAAAATGGTGCTTATATAGAAAATGAAAATATTGTTGTAACAATTAATAACACCAAATTTACTATGCCAACATCAGAGCTTGCCCTTCAGGGCAAACATAATGCTAAAAATGCCATGGCCGCTTCCATGGTTTCTCAATTACTTCGTATTAGAAAACAGACCATACGTGAAAGTATGGCCAATTTTCAGGGTGTGGAACATCGTCTTGAAAAAGTGCTGAAGATAAATAATGTGCTTTATATCAACGATTCAAAAGCAACTAATATAAATGCGACTTTTTACGCACTGGAAAGCATGGAATCTGAGACTGTCTGGATTCTTGGGGGTGTAGACAAGGGAAATGTCTATGATGATTTACTTCCCCTGGTAAACGAAAAAGTAAAGGCCATTATTTGCCTTGGGGTTGATAATGCTAAGATTGTAAATGCTTTTGGAAATATCGTAGATACAATGGTAGAAACAACTTCAATGAACGAAGCTGTTCAAATGGCATACAGACTGGCTGATAAGGGTGACAATGTATTGCTTTCACCGGCATGTGCCAGCTTCGATTTATTCGAAAATTACGAAGACAGGGGAAGACAATTTAAAGAAGCAGTTAGGAACTTGTAA
- a CDS encoding FtsW/RodA/SpoVE family cell cycle protein, with protein MSNLFANLKGDKVIWAVAGLLAIFSFLPVYSASSNLAYLHGDGSTSGYLVVHFFHLLLGFCVLFAVHKIPYHYFRGISILLLPVVILLLLFTIAQGTTIDGAYASRWIQIPVLNVSFQSSTLAAVVLMVYLARYLSKITEKTVTFKETILPLWLPVFVVLILILPANFSTTAIIFCMTLVLMFLGGYPIKYLGAIVGVGIVMLSIFILTAKAFPGLLPNRVDTWTSRIETFFDDEEGTEQYQVEKAKIAIAQGGITGTGIGKSVQRNFLPQSSSDFIYAIIVEEMGLIGGFGVMLAYLLLLFRIVIVATKANTVFGKLVVMGVGLPVVFQALINMGVAVELFPVTGQTLPLVSSGGTSVWMTCIALGIILSVSAKREELKESENSEIEGEGENPLDILSEAI; from the coding sequence ATGAGCAATCTTTTTGCAAATCTTAAAGGAGACAAAGTGATCTGGGCAGTAGCCGGACTGTTGGCAATATTTTCATTTTTGCCGGTTTACAGCGCCAGTAGTAACCTTGCTTATCTCCATGGCGATGGAAGTACTTCCGGGTATCTGGTGGTACACTTTTTCCATTTGCTTTTAGGATTTTGCGTATTGTTCGCAGTTCATAAAATACCCTATCATTATTTCCGCGGAATCTCCATTCTGCTATTACCAGTAGTGATATTGTTGCTTTTGTTTACAATCGCACAGGGAACCACTATAGATGGTGCTTATGCCAGTAGGTGGATTCAAATTCCGGTATTAAATGTATCATTTCAGTCGTCTACTTTAGCTGCTGTAGTGCTTATGGTCTATTTGGCCAGGTATTTATCGAAGATCACTGAAAAGACAGTGACTTTTAAAGAAACAATTCTTCCACTCTGGCTGCCTGTTTTCGTGGTATTAATATTAATTTTGCCGGCCAATTTCTCCACCACGGCGATCATTTTTTGTATGACGCTGGTGTTGATGTTCTTAGGAGGATATCCAATAAAATACTTAGGTGCAATTGTAGGTGTAGGGATCGTGATGCTTAGCATTTTCATTCTTACAGCTAAAGCATTTCCCGGACTTTTACCCAACAGGGTAGATACCTGGACCAGCAGGATTGAAACTTTTTTTGATGATGAAGAGGGAACAGAGCAATATCAGGTTGAAAAGGCCAAGATCGCAATCGCTCAGGGAGGAATCACAGGAACCGGAATTGGAAAAAGCGTTCAGAGAAATTTTTTACCACAGTCATCTTCAGATTTTATTTACGCCATCATCGTAGAAGAAATGGGATTGATAGGTGGTTTTGGAGTGATGCTTGCATACCTGTTATTACTGTTCAGGATCGTGATTGTGGCTACCAAGGCCAATACAGTCTTTGGGAAACTCGTTGTAATGGGAGTTGGTTTACCGGTGGTCTTTCAGGCATTAATTAATATGGGTGTCGCGGTAGAATTATTTCCGGTAACAGGACAAACGCTTCCGCTGGTTAGTAGCGGGGGAACATCGGTCTGGATGACTTGTATTGCACTTGGAATTATTTTGAGTGTAAGCGCAAAAAGAGAAGAATTAAAAGAATCTGAAAATTCAGAAATAGAAGGTGAAGGAGAAAATCCTCTGGACATCTTAAGCGAAGCGATATGA
- the murG gene encoding undecaprenyldiphospho-muramoylpentapeptide beta-N-acetylglucosaminyltransferase has product MKKGLRVILSGGGTGGHIYPAIAIADEVKRRYPDAEILFVGAQDRMEMEKVPQAGYEIEGLWISGIDRSFSLKNFIFPFKLMSSLSKSRKIIKSFKPDIVIGTGGFASGPLLRVATSRGIPTLIQEQNSLPGVTNRILSKNVSIICAAYENVKNVFPAEKTIITGNPVRQDLLEVKQIRDEALKHFKLSRDKKTVLVLGGSLGARRMNKLIENHLKKFKDEDVQLIWQIGKLYFDEYKKYASASVRAKEFINRMDYAYAAADVIISRAGAGSVSELCVVGKPVLFIPSPNVAENHQAKNAMAVTDHDAALMITEDELTERFELCFFSLLKDERRMKRFGTNIKKLALPNATSDIVDEVEKLINKKSK; this is encoded by the coding sequence ATGAAAAAAGGTTTACGCGTCATATTATCTGGTGGTGGTACAGGAGGGCATATTTATCCTGCGATCGCTATTGCTGATGAGGTAAAAAGAAGATATCCCGATGCCGAGATCCTTTTTGTTGGTGCTCAGGACCGCATGGAGATGGAAAAAGTTCCACAGGCGGGTTATGAGATTGAAGGGCTTTGGATAAGTGGAATAGACAGGTCTTTCAGTCTTAAGAACTTTATTTTTCCTTTTAAATTAATGAGCAGTCTTTCTAAATCCAGAAAGATCATTAAAAGTTTTAAGCCAGATATCGTTATAGGAACCGGTGGCTTTGCCAGTGGTCCGCTTTTAAGAGTTGCGACTTCCAGGGGGATTCCAACCTTGATCCAGGAGCAGAATTCCTTACCAGGTGTTACCAATAGAATTCTATCAAAAAATGTAAGTATAATTTGTGCGGCTTACGAAAATGTGAAAAATGTTTTTCCTGCCGAAAAGACGATTATTACAGGGAACCCTGTGAGACAGGATCTTTTAGAAGTAAAGCAAATAAGAGATGAAGCTTTAAAGCATTTTAAGCTTTCCAGGGATAAGAAAACTGTTTTGGTGCTTGGAGGAAGCCTGGGTGCAAGAAGAATGAACAAACTCATCGAGAATCATCTAAAGAAATTTAAAGATGAAGATGTGCAACTCATCTGGCAGATCGGTAAACTTTATTTTGATGAGTATAAGAAATATGCTTCTGCAAGTGTTAGAGCTAAGGAATTCATAAATAGAATGGATTATGCCTATGCAGCTGCAGATGTGATCATATCAAGAGCTGGAGCGGGGAGCGTTTCTGAACTTTGTGTTGTGGGAAAACCGGTTTTATTTATACCGTCTCCAAATGTGGCTGAAAACCACCAGGCAAAAAATGCGATGGCGGTAACAGATCATGATGCGGCTTTGATGATCACGGAAGATGAATTGACTGAAAGATTTGAACTTTGTTTTTTTAGTCTGTTAAAAGACGAAAGAAGAATGAAGCGTTTTGGAACAAATATTAAAAAACTAGCGTTGCCAAATGCTACTTCAGATATTGTGGACGAAGTTGAGAAATTGATAAACAAGAAATCAAAATAA
- the murC gene encoding UDP-N-acetylmuramate--L-alanine ligase, with translation MKDLNHIKHFYFIGIGGIGMSALARYFKAKGSYVAGYDRTLTELTKILEQEGIEANYKDDVSLIPENILNNRENTLIVYTPAVPRDHQQLGMLKEQGFNVIKRAQLLGLVTDKKQCLAVAGTHGKTTTTAILGHLLKETGAKVTAFLGGISEDIQSNLITQGDDVIVVEADEFDRSFLNLSPNIAAITSMDADHLDIYGDKSELEKSFKEFAAKVPKDGKLFVKSGLVISGSSIGINDNSDFSAENVRIEDGSYVFDLKTPSETIKNLKFNLPGKHNLLNAITALAMAIEYGTPTHDLTRALYSFKGVKRRFSYKIKTENLVLIDDYAHHPTEISAVHQAVREMYPNKKVLAVFQPHLFSRTRDFAEDFASSLSDFDKVFLLDIYPARELPIEGISSAWLLDKIKNSKKALVQKKDLLKMIKAEMAEVVVMMGAGDIGEEVENVKKMLLHEA, from the coding sequence TTGAAGGATCTTAACCACATAAAGCATTTTTATTTCATCGGGATCGGTGGAATTGGGATGAGCGCACTTGCCAGGTATTTTAAGGCAAAGGGCTCGTATGTGGCTGGTTATGATCGCACGTTAACAGAGTTAACTAAAATCCTGGAGCAAGAGGGGATCGAAGCTAATTATAAGGATGATGTGAGTTTAATTCCTGAAAACATTCTTAATAATCGGGAAAATACACTCATTGTTTATACTCCGGCAGTGCCAAGAGATCATCAGCAATTAGGAATGCTTAAAGAGCAAGGTTTTAATGTCATTAAAAGAGCGCAGTTGTTAGGTCTGGTAACAGATAAAAAGCAATGTCTTGCTGTTGCAGGAACTCACGGTAAAACCACAACTACAGCCATTCTAGGCCACTTATTAAAAGAAACCGGAGCTAAAGTAACTGCTTTCTTAGGCGGAATTAGTGAAGATATTCAGTCTAATTTGATCACGCAGGGAGATGATGTTATTGTGGTGGAAGCTGATGAATTTGATCGCTCATTTCTTAATCTGTCACCAAATATTGCGGCGATCACTTCTATGGATGCAGATCATCTTGATATCTATGGAGATAAATCTGAATTGGAAAAATCGTTTAAGGAGTTTGCAGCTAAAGTTCCGAAAGATGGAAAACTCTTTGTGAAAAGTGGATTAGTCATAAGTGGAAGTAGTATTGGAATAAATGATAACAGCGATTTTTCAGCTGAAAATGTTAGAATTGAAGACGGTTCTTATGTTTTTGATCTGAAAACTCCTTCAGAAACTATAAAGAATTTAAAATTTAATCTGCCCGGCAAACATAATTTGCTAAATGCTATAACAGCCCTGGCAATGGCGATCGAGTACGGAACCCCAACCCACGATCTCACCAGGGCTTTATATAGTTTTAAAGGTGTTAAACGCAGATTTAGTTATAAGATAAAAACGGAGAATCTGGTTTTAATTGATGATTATGCACATCACCCTACTGAAATTTCAGCAGTGCACCAGGCAGTTCGTGAGATGTACCCCAATAAAAAGGTTTTAGCGGTTTTTCAACCCCACTTGTTTAGCCGTACCCGTGACTTCGCTGAAGATTTTGCCTCAAGCCTTTCAGATTTTGATAAGGTATTCCTGTTGGATATATATCCCGCAAGGGAATTACCCATTGAAGGGATTTCTTCAGCATGGTTACTGGATAAAATAAAAAATTCTAAAAAAGCACTTGTACAAAAAAAAGACTTGCTTAAAATGATCAAAGCTGAAATGGCTGAAGTCGTTGTAATGATGGGAGCAGGAGATATTGGAGAAGAAGTTGAAAATGTAAAAAAAATGTTGTTACATGAAGCGTAG
- the ftsA gene encoding cell division protein FtsA, with protein sequence MEQNDIAVGLDIGTTKIVAMIGRKNEYGKVEIIGIGKSKSLGVHRGVVNNITQTIQSIQQAIQEAEADSGLKISEVVVGIAGQHIRSLQHSDYITRQSPDEVIDADDIHTLCNQVHKLVMLPGEEIIHVLPQEFKVDGQAEIKEPIGMYGGRLEANFHVVVGQVSSIRNIGRCVKSSGLELSAVTLEPLASANAVLSQEEKEAGVALIDIGGGTTDLAIFKDGIIRHTAVIPFGGNVITEDIKEGCSIIEKQAELLKIKFGSAWPGENKDNEIVSIPGLRGREPKEITLKNLSKIIHARVVEIIEQVYLEIKNYGHDEQKKKLIAGLVLTGGGAQLKHIKQLAEYITGMDTRIGYPNEHLAGTTDSETTSPVYATAVGLVMNSLEKGNSRFQEEAVLSEKSPVEDSGENEEGDQFYEEADLEEQTSKKVARKSIFDKWAEKFKDFLDNAE encoded by the coding sequence ATGGAACAAAACGATATTGCAGTAGGATTAGATATTGGAACAACAAAGATTGTGGCTATGATTGGCCGCAAGAATGAGTATGGCAAGGTAGAGATCATTGGGATTGGAAAATCTAAATCTCTTGGTGTACATCGAGGTGTAGTGAATAACATTACGCAAACCATCCAGTCTATCCAGCAGGCAATACAGGAAGCGGAAGCCGATAGCGGTTTAAAGATTAGTGAAGTAGTGGTTGGAATTGCGGGACAGCATATTAGAAGTCTTCAGCACAGTGACTATATAACCCGTCAGAGCCCTGATGAAGTGATAGATGCAGATGATATTCATACGCTTTGCAACCAGGTTCACAAATTGGTGATGTTGCCTGGAGAGGAGATCATTCATGTGCTTCCGCAGGAATTTAAAGTAGACGGTCAGGCTGAAATTAAAGAGCCTATCGGGATGTATGGTGGGCGGCTTGAAGCCAATTTTCACGTGGTCGTGGGCCAGGTCTCTTCTATTAGAAATATTGGAAGATGCGTAAAAAGTTCCGGACTTGAACTTTCAGCAGTAACCCTGGAGCCATTAGCATCAGCAAATGCGGTCTTAAGTCAGGAAGAAAAAGAAGCTGGAGTTGCGCTAATTGATATTGGCGGTGGTACTACCGATCTGGCCATTTTCAAAGACGGAATTATTCGCCATACAGCTGTGATCCCTTTCGGCGGAAATGTGATCACTGAAGATATTAAAGAAGGATGCTCGATCATTGAAAAGCAAGCTGAATTATTGAAGATTAAATTCGGTTCCGCATGGCCGGGTGAAAATAAGGATAATGAGATCGTTTCAATTCCAGGATTACGAGGAAGAGAACCTAAGGAAATTACCTTAAAAAATCTCTCAAAGATCATTCATGCTCGCGTAGTTGAAATTATTGAACAGGTATACCTGGAGATCAAGAATTACGGGCATGATGAACAAAAGAAGAAATTGATCGCTGGCCTTGTATTAACAGGTGGTGGTGCACAATTGAAGCACATCAAACAGCTGGCTGAATATATCACGGGAATGGATACCAGAATTGGTTATCCTAATGAGCATTTAGCCGGAACAACAGATTCAGAAACTACAAGTCCGGTTTATGCTACCGCCGTAGGATTAGTGATGAATAGCCTTGAAAAAGGAAATAGCAGATTTCAGGAAGAGGCCGTGCTGTCAGAAAAAAGCCCGGTAGAAGATTCCGGAGAAAATGAAGAAGGGGATCAGTTTTATGAAGAAGCTGATCTGGAGGAACAAACCTCGAAAAAAGTGGCCCGAAAAAGCATTTTTGATAAGTGGGCAGAGAAATTCAAAGATTTTTTAGATAACGCAGAGTAA
- the ftsZ gene encoding cell division protein FtsZ — protein MSSTEFGDISFDLPKNQSNVIKVIGVGGGGSNAINHMFQLGIKGVDFVVCNTDSQALENSSVPNKIQLGVTLTEGLGAGANPEIGEKAAVESFEEIKQMLDSNTKMVFITAGMGGGTGTGAAPIIAKQAKELDILTVGIVTIPFQFEGKNRNEQAQLGVERLRQNVDSLIVINNNKLREVYGNLGFKAGFSKADEVLATASRGIAEVITHHYTQNIDLRDAKTVLSKSGTAIMGSAQASGASRATDAIMKALDSPLLNDNKITGAKNVLLLIVSGNEEITIDEIGEINDHIQAEAGHSANIIMGVGEDESLEDAIAVTIIATGFDVEQQNEITNTETKKIIHTLEDEQRAEQDLTTKKSAPISQVTNAPVNDNPKNELQFDEPAKDEKIVHKLDESVEEVDEVGNIHKKVDDVLKTPDFARKLDVTYEEVDPEDFIINDTNEDAGSMEVNEPEETKSESEDQFMFTFDMPMNKEEEKPASTEKSQEVTRHHLEEEEIKEEAKNIKVNEAVEIVPVTESSAQGIKRYSLDDYMEMEQKLENSKAPKKEEVKDETIAFEKKTVAPAPEKENTGDGHDPFDNPISSEVVRQRTAERKAKMKEFNYKFRTGGSAQIDEIEKQPAYKRAGIELDNSKPGEGKLSRTSIDQDENNDLHFRKNNSFLHDNVD, from the coding sequence ATGAGCAGTACAGAATTTGGAGACATCTCATTCGATTTACCTAAGAATCAATCGAACGTCATCAAAGTGATAGGAGTAGGCGGTGGAGGAAGCAATGCCATCAACCATATGTTCCAGTTGGGAATTAAAGGGGTTGATTTTGTTGTTTGTAATACCGATTCCCAGGCACTAGAGAACAGTTCGGTTCCAAACAAGATTCAATTAGGTGTGACCCTTACCGAAGGACTTGGAGCAGGAGCAAATCCCGAAATTGGGGAAAAAGCAGCAGTAGAAAGTTTTGAGGAAATCAAACAAATGCTGGATTCTAACACCAAGATGGTTTTTATAACTGCCGGAATGGGTGGTGGTACCGGAACCGGGGCTGCGCCAATCATTGCCAAGCAGGCCAAGGAACTGGATATCCTTACGGTTGGTATTGTAACGATTCCTTTTCAGTTTGAAGGGAAAAACAGAAATGAACAGGCACAATTAGGGGTTGAAAGACTACGCCAGAATGTTGATTCTCTAATTGTGATCAATAATAATAAGCTTCGTGAGGTTTATGGAAACCTTGGTTTTAAAGCCGGTTTTTCAAAAGCTGATGAGGTCCTTGCCACAGCTTCCAGAGGTATTGCAGAGGTAATTACGCATCATTACACGCAAAACATTGACTTGCGGGATGCGAAAACCGTGCTTAGTAAAAGCGGTACTGCAATTATGGGGTCTGCCCAGGCTTCAGGAGCCAGCAGGGCTACAGATGCTATTATGAAAGCTCTTGATTCTCCGTTATTAAACGATAATAAGATCACCGGTGCCAAAAATGTTTTACTGCTTATTGTATCTGGCAACGAAGAGATTACTATTGACGAAATTGGGGAAATTAACGATCATATTCAGGCGGAGGCTGGACATTCTGCTAACATTATTATGGGTGTTGGTGAAGATGAATCTTTAGAAGATGCGATTGCCGTAACTATTATTGCTACTGGTTTTGATGTAGAACAGCAAAACGAGATCACTAATACTGAAACTAAAAAGATCATCCATACACTGGAAGATGAGCAAAGGGCTGAGCAGGATTTAACTACTAAGAAATCTGCCCCTATTTCACAGGTGACCAATGCACCTGTAAATGATAATCCAAAGAATGAATTGCAATTTGACGAGCCTGCAAAGGATGAGAAAATAGTTCATAAGCTGGATGAGTCTGTGGAGGAAGTTGACGAAGTGGGCAATATTCATAAGAAAGTAGATGATGTTCTTAAAACGCCAGATTTCGCTCGTAAACTGGATGTGACTTATGAAGAAGTTGATCCTGAAGATTTCATTATTAACGATACAAATGAAGATGCTGGTTCAATGGAAGTAAATGAACCTGAAGAGACCAAATCTGAAAGTGAAGATCAATTCATGTTTACTTTTGATATGCCAATGAACAAGGAAGAAGAAAAGCCTGCTTCCACTGAAAAGTCTCAGGAAGTAACAAGGCATCATCTTGAAGAGGAGGAGATCAAAGAGGAAGCGAAGAATATTAAAGTCAACGAAGCGGTAGAGATCGTTCCGGTTACTGAAAGTTCTGCCCAGGGAATCAAAAGATATAGTCTTGACGATTATATGGAAATGGAGCAGAAGCTTGAAAATTCTAAGGCTCCTAAGAAAGAAGAAGTGAAAGATGAGACTATCGCTTTTGAAAAGAAAACCGTAGCTCCGGCTCCTGAAAAGGAAAATACGGGTGACGGCCATGATCCTTTCGATAATCCTATTTCTTCTGAAGTGGTAAGACAAAGAACCGCCGAGCGGAAGGCGAAAATGAAGGAATTCAATTATAAGTTTAGAACCGGAGGATCAGCTCAAATAGATGAGATCGAGAAACAACCTGCTTACAAGAGAGCAGGTATCGAACTTGATAATTCAAAACCTGGAGAAGGTAAATTATCCCGTACCAGTATAGATCAGGATGAAAATAATGATCTGCATTTTAGAAAGAACAACTCTTTTCTACACGATAATGTAGATTAA
- a CDS encoding inorganic diphosphatase, with translation MIEIPAGTNSKIEYDKISKVFKPSLREGKERTIDFLAYPANYGFIPSTFSDPKKGGDGDALDVMVLSSTIPSGEIIEIIPIGMLKLIDADEEDFKVIAIPADPKLRTIDAETFKDFVKKYEPVKNILESWFTNYDPADKTEIQGWADEKETENKILRNHAEL, from the coding sequence GTGATAGAGATCCCGGCTGGGACCAATTCTAAAATCGAGTATGATAAGATCTCTAAAGTCTTTAAGCCATCTTTGAGAGAAGGGAAAGAAAGAACAATTGACTTTCTAGCCTATCCAGCCAATTATGGTTTTATCCCTTCCACCTTTTCAGATCCAAAAAAAGGAGGAGACGGGGATGCCTTGGATGTAATGGTGCTTAGCTCTACCATCCCTTCCGGCGAAATTATAGAAATAATTCCCATTGGTATGCTTAAATTGATTGATGCAGATGAGGAGGATTTTAAAGTAATTGCTATTCCTGCAGACCCCAAACTGAGAACGATCGATGCTGAAACTTTTAAAGATTTCGTTAAAAAATACGAACCAGTGAAGAATATTCTGGAAAGCTGGTTTACAAATTACGATCCTGCAGATAAAACTGAAATACAGGGCTGGGCTGACGAAAAGGAAACTGAAAATAAGATATTACGAAATCATGCAGAATTGTAA